One stretch of Salarias fasciatus chromosome 19, fSalaFa1.1, whole genome shotgun sequence DNA includes these proteins:
- the map3k9 gene encoding mitogen-activated protein kinase kinase kinase 9 → MDVSKPALDSSLSPKAEEAEADVFRWPAPEDGGGAPDAGPAAPGFWTAVFDYEATAEDELSLRRGDLVEVLSKDSLVSGDEGWWTGMIADRVGIFPSNYVSRGSRIPEDGAERRQYAVPPLHLLEIDFSELTLEEIIGVGGFGKVYRAVWRGAEVAVKAARRDPDEDPEQTLESVRQEAKLFAMLSHPNIMALLGVCLQEPNLCLVMEYARGGPLNRALAGKRIPPCTLVDWAVQIARGMHYLHSQAIVPIIHRDLKSSNILILERVEMEDLSNKTLKITDFGLAREWHRTTKMSAAGTYAWMAPEVIRSSTFSKGSDVWSYGVLLWELLTGEVPFRGIDGLAVAYGVAMNKLALPIPSTCPEPFARLMEDCWSSDPHCRPHFTTVLDHLTAIEESGFFEMPAESFHSLQDDWKLEIQEMFDQLRTKEKELRSWEEELTRAALQQKCQEEALRRREQELAEREIHILERELNIIIHQLYREKPHVESRQGKFRRSRLKLKDGNRISLPSDFQHKITVQASPSHDRRRSLLSSGSSPPTSPPMLPRLRAIQLTPADGCAVWGRGAGFQQDEEECERKGSRKKGRSRGCGPYREHSADASVKPPHEGSRQRSCSAPNLRRSPRHSPAVPGVPSLVEMENEDCCFTTEPGAAPGQSYLCIPFHKDATAAAAEAEGEEYCISSQVPGTPPCRKSPGGGRRSELVLLGCGALLAAVGLGYNLLALAQPEENIKPRWDGFFHKAGGQRRACSPPTRRLFRRESPLKPQPPPLPSSYTLLSLSSVSDCNSTRSLLRSDSEELLVCRPATPPAKPPPAPVNPLVNTYLESFKRNPRQSLTPTHVPSAPASSRSLRRTPSDGAIKKSCPPSLEPLPEKAPLENIAATGVFRGLKEDCSEVPRLPDPNVVFPPTPRRRCAPERPKTLDFVARPRPSPRARSDVFWAETRPRGNGQVLGSGESPANTSSTETPPTVEFGRDPAVPPTPLEAPTPYSPHRNQNLLDQQDEGQCRDGTLPLCRPESSFPKDSPYRYKPGFWS, encoded by the exons ATGGATGTCTCCAAGCCCGCTTTGGACAGTAGTTTGAGTCCCAAGGCGGAAGAAGCAGAGGCAGATGTTTTCCGCTGGCCCGCcccggaggacggcggcggcgcgccgGACGCGGGACCCGCCGCCCCGGGATTCTGGACCGCCGTCTTCGACTATGAAGCCACTGCGGAGGACGAGCTCAGCCTGCGCAGGGGCGACCTGGTGGAGGTCCTGTCCAAGGACTCCCTGGTGTCGGGGGACGAGGGCTGGTGGACCGGGATGATCGCGGACCGGGTCGGGATCTTCCCCTCCAACTACGTGAGCAGAGGGAGCCGCATCCCGGAGGACGGCGCGGAGCGGCGGCAGTACGCGGTGCCTCCTCTGCACC TCTTGGAGATCGACTTCTCCGAGCTCACCCTGGAAGAGATCATCGGGGTCGGCGGCTTCGGGAAAGTGTACCGCGCGGTGTGGCGGGGCGCCGAGGTGGCGGTGAAGGCGGCGCGGCGGGACCCGGACGAGGACCCGGAGCAGACCCTGGAGAGCGTCCGGCAGGAGGCCAAGCTCTTCGCCATGCTCAGCCACCCCAACATCATGGCCCTGCTGGGCGTGTGTCTGCAGGAGCCCAACCTGTGCCTGGTCATGGAGTACGCCCGGGGCGGCCCGCTCAACCGGGCGCTGGCGGGGAAGCGCATCCCGCCGTGCACGCTGGTGGACTGGGCGGTGCAGATCGCCCGGGGCATGCACTACCTGCACAGCCAGGCCATCGTCCCCATCATCCACCGGGACCTCAAGTCCAGCAACA TCCTGATCCTCGagagggtggagatggaggaccTCAGCAACAAGACCCTAAAGATCACAGACTTCGGTCTGGCTCGCGAGTGGCACCGCACCACCAAGATGAGCGCCGCCGGCACCTACGCCTGGATGGCCCCCGAGGTCATCCGCTCGTCCACGTTCTCCAAGGGTAGCGACGTCTGGAG TTACGGCGTGCTGCTGTGGGAGCTGCTGACCGGAGAGGTCCCGTTTCGAGGCATCGACGGCCTGGCCGTGGCCTACGGCGTCGCCATGAACAAACTGGCCCTGCCCATTCCTTCAACCTGCCCCGAGCCTTTCGCACGCCTCATGGAGG ACTGCTGGAGCTCGGACCCCCACTGCCGGCCGCACTTCACCACCGTGTTGGACCATCTGACGGCCATCGAGGAGTCGGGCTTCTTCGAGATGCCGGCCGAGTCTTTCCACTCTCTGCAGGACGACTGGAAACTGGAGATCCAGGAAATGTTTGATCAGCTGAGGACCAAGGAGAAG GAGCTGCGGTCGTGGGAGGAAGAGCTGACCCGCGCCGCGCTGCAGCAGAAGTGTCAGGAGGAGGCGTTGAGGAGGCGCGAGCAGGAGCTGGCGGAGCGGGAGATCCACATCCTGGAGCGCGAGCTCAACATCATCATCCACCAGCTGTACCGGGAGAAGCCGCACGTGGAGAGCAGGCAGGGCAAGTTTCGCCGCAGCCGCCTTAAGCTCAAGGATGGGAACAGGATCAGCCTGCCTTCAG ATTTCCAGCACAAAATCACGGTGCAGGCGTCTCCCTCTCACGACCGGCGGAGGAGTTTGCTGAGCAGCGGTTCGAGTCCTCCGACCAGCCCGCCGATGCTGCCTCGCCTCAGAGCCATCCAGC TGACTCCGGCGGACGGCTGCGCGGTCTGGGGGCGCGGTGCGGGCTTccagcaggacgaggaggagtgCGAGAGGAAGGGCTCCAGGAAGAAGGGCCGGTCGCGCGGGTGCGGCCCCTACAGGGAGCACAGCGCCGACGCCAG TGTGAAGCCCCCCCACgagggcagcaggcagcgctCCTGCAGCGCCCCCAACCTCCGCAGATCCCCCAGACACAGCCCCGCCGTGCCCGGAGTGCCCAGCCTGGTGGAGATGG aaaATGAAGATTGCTGCTTTACCACGGAGCCGGGAGCCGCTCCCGGACAGTCCTACCTCTGCATTCCCTTCCACAAGGATGctaccgccgccgccgccgaggcggagggggaggagtaCTGCATCAGCAGCCAGGTGCCCGGGACCCCCCCCTGCAGGAAGAGCCCGGGGGGGGGCCGGCGCTCCgagctggtgctgctgggctGCGGGGCGCTGCTGGCGGCGGTCGGCCTGGGCTACAACCTCCTGGCCTTGGCTCAGCCGGAGGAGAACATCAAGCCGCGGTGGGACGGCTTCTTCCACAAAGCGGGGGGCCAGAGACGCGCCTGCAGCCCCCCCACGCGCAGACTGTTCCGGCGGGAGAGCCCGCTGAAGCCCCAGCCGCCCCCCCTGCCCTCCTCCTACACGCTGCTGTCCCTGTCGTCGGTGTCCGACTGTAACTCCACTCGCTCGCTGCTGCGCTCCGAcagcgaggagctgctggtgtgcCGGCCCGCCACCCCCCCGGCCAAACCCCCTCCCGCCCCGGTCAACCCGCTGGTCAACACTTACCTGGAGAGCTTCAAGCGTAACCCCCGCCAGTCCCTCACGCCCACACACGTGCCCTCGGCCCCCGCCTCGTCCCGGAGCCTCCGCCGGACCCCGTCGGACGGAGCCATCAAGAAGAGCTGCCCCCCCAGTCTGGAGCCGCTGCCGGAGAAAGCCCCCCTGGAGAACATAG ctgcGACGGGCGTCTTCAGAGGTTTGAAGGAAGACTGCTCTGAGGTCCCCCGTCTCCCGGATCCCAATGTGGTCTTCCCCCCGACGCCTCGCCGCCGCTGTGCCCCGGAGCGCCCCAAAACGCTGGACTTTGTGGCCCGGCCTCGGCCCTCCCCTCGGGCGCGCTCCGACGTGTTCTGGGCCGAGACGAGGCCCAGGGGCAACGGACAGGTCCTGGGGAGCGGCGAGTCCCCGGCCAACACCTCCAGCACAGAGACTCCGCCCACTGTGGAGTTTGGGAGAGACCCGGCGGTGCCGCCGACCCCCCTGGAGGCCCCCACGCCCTACTCGCCCcacaggaaccagaacctgctggaccagCAGGACGAGGGTCAGTGTCGGGACGGCACGCTGCCCCTCTGCAGGCCCGAGAGCAGCTTCCCCAAAGACTCGCCCTACCGCTACAAGCCGGGCTTCTGGTCCTGA